A stretch of DNA from Roseofilum reptotaenium CS-1145:
TTAATTCAGATGGCCATTTGGGTAATGAGTGCAGCAGAGGCGATCGGCCAAATGACCTTTGGCTTAAGCAATGTAGTCATTAGTATCAGTCTGCTCTATGCCTTTTATGAATGGCGACGCAAAGCTGAATTATCCTCAGATCGTGCGGCTCTGTTAGTAACTGACGACTTACCCCTTGTCATGAATACCATGATGAAAATGGCAGGCGGATCGAGTAAATACGGGCATGAAGTTAACCTGCAAGAATTTATTCGCCAATCTCAAAGCTATCAAGACCTCGATCGCGATAATCTCAATCAAGTTTATAAATTTCTTCTGTACAATGGGGGTCAGGGAACCTTCTTAAGTCATCCTTTCCCCGTTGACCGGCTCCACTATCTGCAAGCCTGGTATGATTCTCCAGAGTATGCCCAGATTCGTCAAGGGAATTATCGCCAACAAACTGCCGAAGGATCTGTCAATGTAGACTCCCAAGAACCCCAGTCTAGCCAAACTGAAGCTGAAGAGCTACGTCATCAACTTGAAGAGTTACAACAAGAAATTGAGCGACTCAAAACCCAAAAACAGAATAACTCTAGCAACCGTCAAGGCGGTTAGGACTTTCTTAAATGCTCAAGTCTAGCACCCATAAACGATTGCCGATTCGATTGCCATGTCACTGGTGATTCTGGTTGTTGAAGATGATTTGGGAACACGCCTCGCTATTCAAGACTATTTAGAACAGGGGGGCTATTCGGTGATCCTAGCGGCACATGGAAAAGAAGCCCTGCAACAGGTTGAACAATATCATCCCTATTTAATCGTCACAGATATTGCCATGCCCTTGATGGATGGCTATGAATTGGTGCGACAAATCCGTAAAAAACCTGAATTTCGTCTTTTACCTGTAGTTTTCTTGACGGCTCGCACTGCCATGGAAGACCGCATTCGCGGCTATCAGCTAGGATGTGATGTTTATTTACCTAAACCCTTTGAACTCGAAGAGCTAGGGGCAGTGGTGCGGAATTTAATCGAACGCTATTCGTTAATGATGCAGGCAACGTCTAAAGCCCCTAATCTAGCACTTCCTTCTCCTCCAGAACCAGCGATCCAAAAGGTTATGTCTTCCGATCTGGCTCTGACAGAACGAGAATGGGATGTGTTGCATTTACTCACCAGTGGCTTATCCAATGTACAAATTGGCCAGAGTTTACACCTGAGTCCACGAACGATTGAAAAATATGTGAGTAGCTTATTGCGCAAAACCTTAACCAATAACCGAGCGGAATTGGTTCACTATGCCATGCAACACCGGTTGATTGAATAGGGGGTACTTTGCGCTAGGGAGTAGTGAGGATGGGGAGACACTCCAGACATGGAGAATTAGGGATTACCCATAATTTTTAATTATTGATTCAGATAACAATCCCTCACAAGCATCCATAAGCAAATCAATCACTTGATTAAACCCTTCTGGACCACCATAATAGGGGTCTGGAACTTCAGAAATATTGGGGTGACGAGTGCAGAACTCACACATTAAGCGCACTTTATCTTTGTAGCGATCGCCCTCGTCTAAATACAGAATATTACGATAGTTTTCCTTGTCCATTGCCAGGATCAAGTCAAATTCTTCAAAGTCTTCCTTCTTGAACTGACGCGCTCTTCCCTTAAGCTCAATGCCTTGTTCCGCTGCTGCGGCTGCCATTCTTCGGTCTGGATAGCTGCCAATATGATAGGCACTTGTGCCAGCCGAATCACAAACCATTTTCTCTTCTAAACCCTGTTGGGCGATCAAATGATTCATGATATTCTCGGCAGAAGGCGATCGACAAATATTGCCTAGACAAACAAATAACAGCTTATACGGCATTCTCTTTACAGCAGTTCTATCGAGTAACGACAAAAGGGGGTTATGGCGATCTGTTCCCTCGAAGATCCCAGAGCCATCAACCCCTAATGGAAAATTATCACATGCCCGGCAGATTTAAACCTTCCGTCAAAGCTTCCATCCTTTCTTTCATAGTCGTTGTAGACTTATTGTAAGCATCCTTCATCGCTGCGGTAACCAAGTCTGAGACCACATCCGCCCCTTCTCCCAAAACTTCAGGGGCAATGGTTACGCGCTGGGGATTTTGGTTGCCATTCATGACAACTTTGACAAGTCCACCGCCCGCTTCACCCTCAACTTCGAGTTGCTCTAGCTCTTCTTGGAGTTGCTTTGCGCCCTCTTGAACCTGTTGAGCTTTCTTGAATGCTTCGGTCAGCTCTTTCATTTTTCCTAAACCGAAGCCAAATCCCTGTCCTTTTGACATAATTGATTACTCTAATGGTGGTTGTTCTGCTTTCCTACGCTATTCTACCCACAGTTGGCTCAGGCATAACCAAAACCGACCTAAAAAACTTGAGTTTGGCCGAGTTGGAACCTAAACCCCTGGGGGCTTTCCATTACTGGTTAAAATTTCCTACAATTTTCACTTCGGGTTTCAATCGGATCGACCATCGCCGATCTACTTGTTCCTGAACATAGTGAATCAACTGATAAATATCACTGGCTGTTGCCCGGCCACAGTTGAGGATAAAGTTGGCATGGAGTTCAGAAACTTGTGCATCTCCAATTTTATAGCCCTTCAACCCAGCTTGTTCAATCAGTCGAGCTGCTTTTTGGGGTTCAGGATTGCGGAATACACTACCACAACTGGGTAGGTGATAGGGTTGGGTGGCGTGACGTTGATGGAGATGGGTATTGGTGGTTGTGATGATGGCTTGGGGATCGTGGGTGGGCTTGAGTTGAAATCGAGCCTGAGTTACGGTGTAGTTAGATCCTTGTAGGATAGAGCTGCGGTAACTATATTCCAGGTCAGCTTTCATCAAGGTTTGGTGAACTCCATTACCAGCGATCACTTGAATATCCGTGAGGATATCGGCCATACAGCTTTTGTGGGCCCCAGCATTCATGACTACCGCGCCACCGACAGTTCCTGGAATCCCGATCGCCCATTCAAGTCCAGACCACCCTCGACGAGCCACTTGTCGAGCTAGATAGGCTAAGGATACTCCCGCATCTACCCTCACTTGGGCGTTTTGGTCATCATACTCAATATTCCGCAGGTTGCGAGTCCCGATTACCAGTCCAGGTAATCCATCATCACTGATTAATAGGTTTGATCCTGCCCCAATTGTAGTTACAGGTAGGGATTTGCTTTTCGCCCAAGCTAAACTCGTGAGTAATTCTGATTCTGATTGAGGAGCTACATACCATTGAGCTGGCCCACCCACGCGAAATGAGGTTAACCCAGCTAGGGACACATGGCTTTGAATCATACTCGGTTGAGCAATCATAACCTCTGTCGGTTTAAGTTTCATGCCTTCAGGAGAAATCTGAGTGAGGCCACAAGCACTTTTGAGTTTAGGGGGATCGTAGGAAATTGTCATTGGTTTTCATCAATGGTGTATGGGCAGGTGGAGGAAGTGAAGAGAATGTGAAGCTTTACGCTGAATGAGTGATGAGTTTGGGAATGATTTGGTTTAAGTTCCCGGCTCCGAGAAAAACAGCATAATCTCCAGGTTGTAAGTGGGCGACCAAATAGTTTTCAACGTCTTTGAGGGTGGGTTGATAGGAGACTCGATCGTGATATTCACCGATGACCTGAGCTACAGTTTCACCCTGGAAGCGGTCTAAATTGGCTTCTCCTGCACTATAGACATCTGTTACCACCACTTGATTGGCTTGTCCGAAGGATTGGGCAAATTCAGTCAGAAACATTTGGGTTCGACTGTAGCGGTGGGGTTGGAAGATAGCGATGACGCGTTGGTCTTTGGCTCTTAGACTAGCTGCGGCTAAAGTGGCTTGAATTTCACTTGGATGGTGAGCATAGTCATCAATGAGCATACTGCCCTTAAATTCTCCTCGGTATTCAAAGCGCCGTTTTGCTCCCTCAAAAGAGGACAGGGCCTCCTGAAGGGTGGAAAATGGGATTCCTAAATAACGAGCTACGGCGATCGCCGCCAGTGCGTTGCTAAGATTGTGCTGGCCCAATAGGGGAATTTCAATCTCCCCTAACAACTGACCTCGCTCCCATACCCTCGCCTGGGTTCCTTGGGAGGTATAGATAATTCGATCGACGCTGTACGCTGCCCCTGACTCTAAATTTAAGCTATAGCTAATGGTTGGATGGATGCGATCGCGCACAATTGGACAATCGATGCATCCCACTAATGTTTTACACTGTTTCTTGAATCTTTCAAAGGTTTCAATGACCTGATCGAGACTTTGGTAATGATCTGGGTGATCCAATTCTATATTGGTAACGACTCCAATTTCTGCTGCAATTTTAACCAGAGAACCATCGGATTCATCCGCTTCTGCGACTAAAAATTCTCCTTGGCCAAATCGTGCATTGCCTTCCCAGGCCTTTACTTCTCCGCCAATGATAATGGTAGGATCTAACGCGGCTCGAAGTAAGAGATAACCGATTAAACTACTGGTGGTGGTTTTACCATGGGTTCCGGCAACGGCTACACTGCGATAGTCTTGGATGAGGGCGGCAAGAACATCAGATCGATGAAAAATGGGACAGCCTAATTCTAGGGCTGCTTTATATTCTGCGTTATTGGTATTGATGGCAGTTGAGCAAATGACTTGGGGTAGGTGCCCGTTCCTGTTGTCGCTCGAATTTCTCTCTTTCAGAGCTGTGGCGATCGCTTTTCCTTGCTCTGAGGAGCGATCGGTCACAGAATGATAGATCTCCAAGTTTTTGCCTTCTTGAGAGCCAAAAATCTGAGTTCCTATTTCCTGTAACCTTTCGGTAATATGGGATAAGCGGATGTCTGAACCCGACACTGGTAGGTTCCGTTTAGCTAGTATATACGCTAAAGCTGACATTCCAATCCCCCCTATTCCTATAAAATGGAACGGTTTGCCGCCAAAGTCTATCGAACTTAGCATTTTTTTCCTCACACACCACACCAATAACACGCGATATCATATTTCAGTATTTGCTTTCATGGCAATACTATGCCACAAAATCTCCAATCAGTTCTTGAGAATGACCTTGGGTTTCTCATACCGGGTTGATTTCTCTACAAAAGATAGACTTGTTTCGGTTTTCATGACTTTTGTGATATGATGATAGGCTTTTATCTTGTTTTTCTCTAGCGGTTCATCAAGTTCCGGAAATTAAACCTCATCTTCTCAAGAACTCGGTGCCCTTTTATGGTATCTTCAGATCGAACAGGCTTCCTTATGCTCAGGAAGCTCACTCAATTCTGGAAGGTTTTCTAGAGTAGAGGATCAATACCAGAAGCTGGCTCAGGTTAGCAATGCTCCATTGGACTTAAGTTTGGGATCGCTTAAGTAGATTTCCTTCATCGGTGGGTGGCGATCTCCAGCGATCGCCCCAAAGTTGAGTAGTGTTTTCTACTGAGTTTCGGGGGTCAATCCGGAAAAAAAATATCCATTACGATCCCAAATCCGGATCTCCTGATTAAGGAAAATGAGAGCAAATTCTGTAGAGCAATCAAACTTGATGGGCCTTGTTCCTGTCGGTTTAACGTCAAAATAAACATTCAGCAATTCGCTTAAAAATACTTGGTTGAAGAAATAGAGGGCAAGACGAAGTGATTAGAGTAGCAATTAACGGTTTTGGTCGGATTGGACGGAACTTCATGCGGTGCTGGGCAGGCAGAGAAAACAGCAACTTGGAAGTTGTGGGTATTAATGATACTTCCGATCCGAGAACAAACGCCCATTTGCTCAAATATGACTCCATGTTGGGCACGTTTGATGCAGATATATCGGCGGACGAAAATTCCTTAACGGTCAATGGAAAAACAGTAAAATGTGTTTCCGATCGCAACCCCCTAAACTTACCCTGGGCAGAATGGGGAGTGGATTTAATTATTGAATCCACAGGTGTATTTGTGACGGAAGAAGGAGCATCTAAGCATTTACAAGCGGGTGCGAAAAAAGTTCTGATTACGGCTCCCGGAAAAGGAGGACATATCGGAACTTTTGTCGTGGGAGTTAACGATGCACAATATCGGCATGAAGACTATAAAGTTGTGAGTAATGCCAGTTGTACCACCAACTGTTTAGCTCCGTTTGCCAAGGTTCTCCATGAGAAATTTAGCATTATCAAGGGAACCATGACCACCACCCATAGTTATACGGGTGACCAACGCCTGCTAGATGCCTCTCACCGGGATGTGCGTCGCGCTAGAGCTGCTGCTCTGAATATTGTTCCCACCTCTACCGGAGCAGCTAAAGCGGTAGCTCTGGTCATTCCTGAATTAAAAGGAAAGCTCAATGGAATTGCTATGCGGGTTCCCACTCCCAACGTATCTGTTGTAGATTTAGTGGTTCAAGTAGAGAAAAAGACCTTTGTAGAAGAGGTCAACGAAGTGCTGCAAGAAGCGGCTGAAGGCCCCCTGAAAGGCATTCTCGAATATAGCGATCTACCCTTAGTCTCCTGTGATTATCGCGGTCATGATGCATCTTCTATTGTGGATGCCAGCTTAACCATGGTCATGGATGGCGATATGGTCAAAGTAATTGCTTGGTATGACAATGAGTGGGGCTATTCTCAGCGAGTTGTAGATTTAGCTGAAGTGGTAGCTAAGAATTGGCAAGCCTAGAGTACTAGAGAGTCGGGTTGTACTAGCTCAAAGGCAATAGATTAAGATTGATACCATCATGATTGGTCTATTGTAGTGGTGGGTTTGAAATCCACCACTACAACCCGGTCTCATTGTTCATTGAATCCACGATATTACCAAAGTGGATCGCTCTCAAGATTGACGGTGATTTCGTCTGTGCCTGCGGGAACGCCACTAATACAGGCACAGAGATTAGGACCCCCTAAAATTTCCACTTCGCAAGCATGACAAGACCCCATTAAACACCCTGTGGGAATCGTCACCCCAGCCCGTCGAGCCACTTCTAACAAGGGTTCTCCCACTTCAGCTTTAACGGTAACCTCATCGGGCAAAAACCGAACGGCGATCGCCTTACCCATTATTTTCTCCTCAACTGTAAACCGGACAAATTATGAAAGAAGCGGCCGAATATTCAAATATTCTGCCACTTGATCGCTGAGAATATCTAACACGAATTCTCGCTGTTCCCGATAATTGGGAACCCCTGTAGGCAATGCTAACAAACCTCGCTGCTTGCGCAACCGATTTAACCACATCCTTCGCCAGGGACCATTATCAAAAATGCCATGTAAATAGGTTCCCCAAATGCCTTGATTCCGATCGACCATCCCCAAGGATTGATCGTCAAACAAATAATAGTAACCGTCATCAGAGAGTACACTGGTGCGTCCTTGATGAATTTCAAATCCAGTAATGGGTAATCCTTCTTCAGGATAGTGGGAAGTCACGGATCGCTGGCGAGCAACTTTTTTGCCGAAAAGTACGGTTTGAATAGGCAATAAATCCAAACCTAGATACCGACCTTCTTCCCCTTCAAAGCCTTCCGGATCGGCAATCATTTTACCTAGCATTTGAAAGCCACCACAAATGCCCAATAGGGTTCCACCACTAGCGGCATAATCCTGTAACTCTTGGGCCATACCACTTTTGCGCAACGCCATCAAATCAGAGATGGTTGTCTTAGAACCCGGAATAATCACTGCATCTGGATATCCCAAGGACTCATGGAGACTCACATATTTGATCTGCACACTGGCTTCTGAATCGAGGGGATCAAAATCGGTAAAATTAGCAATATGGGGTAAGCGTAGCACGGCGATTGTTAGATCGGCTGACCCTTTGGATTTTCCCCCATCTCGTTCGAGTAAACTAAGGGAATCTTCTGCTGGAAAGGCCATATCTAACCAAGGAATCACCCCTAAAACGGGAATTCCTGTATAGTTTTCTAACCATTCAACTCCTGATTGCAAAAGGGAGCGCTGACCGCGAAATTTATTGATGACAATTCCCTTAATTAAAGTGCGCTCTTCGGGTTCGAGTAATTCCAGGGTTCCCACGACATGGGCAAAGGCACCACCGCGATCGATATCGACGACCAAAATTGTAGAGGCGTTTAAATGTTTGGCCACTCGCATATTGGTTAAATCTCGATGTTTGAGATTAATTTCTGCTGGAGATCCAGCCCCTTCACAGACGACTAAATCAAACTCATAGGATAACTGTTCTAGGGATTCAGTAATCGCTTCCCATCCCCGATCAAAATAATCTTTATAGTAATTTTCGGCGCTCACTTGTCCCACGGCTTCTCCGAGTAAAATCACTTGGGAGGTCATGTTACCTTGGGGCTTAAGTAAGATCGGATTCATGGCCACTTGAGGGGGAACTCCAGCCGCCCAAGCTTGTACGGCTTGGGCATAACCAATTTCTCCCCCAGTGGGGGTAACATAAGCATTTAAGGCCATATTCTGTCCCTTAAAGGGGGCTAAGTGCCAACCTTGCCGCGTTAAAATCCGACACAGGGCTGTACATAACATGGATTTTCCTGCGTGGGAGGTTGTGCCCACTACCATAATTGCTTTCATAGAAGATTAAATGTATTGAATGGTTAAGGGTTCGTGAGGGTTATCGGAGAAACCAGGGAATCAGTTGATGCAGACGGTTGTAGAGGCGATCGCCGATCGAGACACTCGGAAGGGTTCCGGTTTGCCTCTCCCAGTATTCAATTAGTTGACGACCTAAA
This window harbors:
- a CDS encoding M48 family metallopeptidase — encoded protein: MPTYTGISSEAFRHPLDWEAEQTLRSFPGFDLLARKFVEFLAERPQYIYSMGNYVQVGPRQYSTIYQLFREAVRDLDVSPEPGLFVSQNAQVNSYALGQDNPFIVINTGLLDLMTEGEIKTVLAHELGHIKCGHTILIQMAIWVMSAAEAIGQMTFGLSNVVISISLLYAFYEWRRKAELSSDRAALLVTDDLPLVMNTMMKMAGGSSKYGHEVNLQEFIRQSQSYQDLDRDNLNQVYKFLLYNGGQGTFLSHPFPVDRLHYLQAWYDSPEYAQIRQGNYRQQTAEGSVNVDSQEPQSSQTEAEELRHQLEELQQEIERLKTQKQNNSSNRQGG
- a CDS encoding response regulator transcription factor, translating into MSLVILVVEDDLGTRLAIQDYLEQGGYSVILAAHGKEALQQVEQYHPYLIVTDIAMPLMDGYELVRQIRKKPEFRLLPVVFLTARTAMEDRIRGYQLGCDVYLPKPFELEELGAVVRNLIERYSLMMQATSKAPNLALPSPPEPAIQKVMSSDLALTEREWDVLHLLTSGLSNVQIGQSLHLSPRTIEKYVSSLLRKTLTNNRAELVHYAMQHRLIE
- a CDS encoding low molecular weight protein-tyrosine-phosphatase, with amino-acid sequence MPYKLLFVCLGNICRSPSAENIMNHLIAQQGLEEKMVCDSAGTSAYHIGSYPDRRMAAAAAEQGIELKGRARQFKKEDFEEFDLILAMDKENYRNILYLDEGDRYKDKVRLMCEFCTRHPNISEVPDPYYGGPEGFNQVIDLLMDACEGLLSESIIKNYG
- a CDS encoding YbaB/EbfC family nucleoid-associated protein: MMSKGQGFGFGLGKMKELTEAFKKAQQVQEGAKQLQEELEQLEVEGEAGGGLVKVVMNGNQNPQRVTIAPEVLGEGADVVSDLVTAAMKDAYNKSTTTMKERMEALTEGLNLPGM
- the murB gene encoding UDP-N-acetylmuramate dehydrogenase, whose product is MTISYDPPKLKSACGLTQISPEGMKLKPTEVMIAQPSMIQSHVSLAGLTSFRVGGPAQWYVAPQSESELLTSLAWAKSKSLPVTTIGAGSNLLISDDGLPGLVIGTRNLRNIEYDDQNAQVRVDAGVSLAYLARQVARRGWSGLEWAIGIPGTVGGAVVMNAGAHKSCMADILTDIQVIAGNGVHQTLMKADLEYSYRSSILQGSNYTVTQARFQLKPTHDPQAIITTTNTHLHQRHATQPYHLPSCGSVFRNPEPQKAARLIEQAGLKGYKIGDAQVSELHANFILNCGRATASDIYQLIHYVQEQVDRRWSIRLKPEVKIVGNFNQ
- the murC gene encoding UDP-N-acetylmuramate--L-alanine ligase gives rise to the protein MLSSIDFGGKPFHFIGIGGIGMSALAYILAKRNLPVSGSDIRLSHITERLQEIGTQIFGSQEGKNLEIYHSVTDRSSEQGKAIATALKERNSSDNRNGHLPQVICSTAINTNNAEYKAALELGCPIFHRSDVLAALIQDYRSVAVAGTHGKTTTSSLIGYLLLRAALDPTIIIGGEVKAWEGNARFGQGEFLVAEADESDGSLVKIAAEIGVVTNIELDHPDHYQSLDQVIETFERFKKQCKTLVGCIDCPIVRDRIHPTISYSLNLESGAAYSVDRIIYTSQGTQARVWERGQLLGEIEIPLLGQHNLSNALAAIAVARYLGIPFSTLQEALSSFEGAKRRFEYRGEFKGSMLIDDYAHHPSEIQATLAAASLRAKDQRVIAIFQPHRYSRTQMFLTEFAQSFGQANQVVVTDVYSAGEANLDRFQGETVAQVIGEYHDRVSYQPTLKDVENYLVAHLQPGDYAVFLGAGNLNQIIPKLITHSA
- a CDS encoding type I glyceraldehyde-3-phosphate dehydrogenase; the protein is MIRVAINGFGRIGRNFMRCWAGRENSNLEVVGINDTSDPRTNAHLLKYDSMLGTFDADISADENSLTVNGKTVKCVSDRNPLNLPWAEWGVDLIIESTGVFVTEEGASKHLQAGAKKVLITAPGKGGHIGTFVVGVNDAQYRHEDYKVVSNASCTTNCLAPFAKVLHEKFSIIKGTMTTTHSYTGDQRLLDASHRDVRRARAAALNIVPTSTGAAKAVALVIPELKGKLNGIAMRVPTPNVSVVDLVVQVEKKTFVEEVNEVLQEAAEGPLKGILEYSDLPLVSCDYRGHDASSIVDASLTMVMDGDMVKVIAWYDNEWGYSQRVVDLAEVVAKNWQA
- a CDS encoding 2Fe-2S iron-sulfur cluster-binding protein, whose protein sequence is MGKAIAVRFLPDEVTVKAEVGEPLLEVARRAGVTIPTGCLMGSCHACEVEILGGPNLCACISGVPAGTDEITVNLESDPLW
- the cobQ gene encoding cobyric acid synthase CobQ, which translates into the protein MKAIMVVGTTSHAGKSMLCTALCRILTRQGWHLAPFKGQNMALNAYVTPTGGEIGYAQAVQAWAAGVPPQVAMNPILLKPQGNMTSQVILLGEAVGQVSAENYYKDYFDRGWEAITESLEQLSYEFDLVVCEGAGSPAEINLKHRDLTNMRVAKHLNASTILVVDIDRGGAFAHVVGTLELLEPEERTLIKGIVINKFRGQRSLLQSGVEWLENYTGIPVLGVIPWLDMAFPAEDSLSLLERDGGKSKGSADLTIAVLRLPHIANFTDFDPLDSEASVQIKYVSLHESLGYPDAVIIPGSKTTISDLMALRKSGMAQELQDYAASGGTLLGICGGFQMLGKMIADPEGFEGEEGRYLGLDLLPIQTVLFGKKVARQRSVTSHYPEEGLPITGFEIHQGRTSVLSDDGYYYLFDDQSLGMVDRNQGIWGTYLHGIFDNGPWRRMWLNRLRKQRGLLALPTGVPNYREQREFVLDILSDQVAEYLNIRPLLS